Proteins from a genomic interval of Methanoplanus endosymbiosus:
- a CDS encoding flavodoxin family protein, whose translation MRITGVIASPRGKKGNTYPLLEAALKGAGDEGAKTEIINIAKSEINYCNGCLKCFKSGKCIHDDDFEKIFLKLMKSDGIIFASPNYINSVTGQMKTFFDRMADAIHCQMFEGKYGFSISTAGGSGADEVSEYMNQTLRVLGADTTGHIGMDIADAEEGAKPWENKAYEEGKKLASAIRNNEKFPEQEEFHKYMQERMEKLITANKKEWKHEYKYLKKKKGE comes from the coding sequence ATGAGGATTACAGGAGTTATCGCAAGTCCAAGGGGGAAGAAAGGGAATACCTACCCACTCTTAGAGGCCGCACTGAAGGGTGCGGGGGATGAAGGGGCAAAGACAGAGATCATCAATATTGCAAAATCTGAGATCAATTACTGCAATGGATGCTTAAAATGTTTCAAATCCGGAAAATGCATCCATGATGATGATTTTGAGAAAATATTTTTAAAACTTATGAAGAGCGACGGCATAATATTTGCATCACCAAATTACATCAACTCAGTCACCGGCCAGATGAAGACATTCTTTGACAGAATGGCGGATGCCATACACTGCCAGATGTTTGAGGGGAAATACGGATTTTCCATCAGCACAGCAGGAGGTTCAGGTGCAGACGAAGTTTCGGAATATATGAACCAGACACTCCGGGTGCTTGGCGCTGACACGACAGGACATATCGGAATGGATATTGCAGATGCAGAAGAAGGAGCTAAACCCTGGGAGAATAAGGCATACGAAGAAGGTAAAAAACTTGCATCTGCTATCAGAAACAATGAAAAATTCCCGGAACAGGAGGAGTTTCATAAATATATGCAGGAGAGAATGGAGAAACTCATTACTGCAAACAAGAAGGAATGGAAGCACGAATACAAATACCTGAAGAAAAAGAAGGGTGAATAA
- a CDS encoding mannose-1-phosphate guanylyltransferase/mannose-6-phosphate isomerase — protein MKSIILAGGVGTRLWPLSREMYPKQFLKMNGHSLFQETYLRSLKISSPDEIVVVTGEPYEYHVINQIKELGYSIPFEHVLKEPVGKNTLPAVMWGMKVLYDECGDCTAAVFPSDHMLDGAACDVIASSEDLAGDSLVVFGIKPDSPQTGYGYIKAGIPVKNGYFVDEFKEKPDGETAQKYLDEGYLWNSGMFLLSTKVFFGEVLKFRKDIYDEFFSGNLNYHSIDGISMDYGILEKSDKVSVVPLTLSWNDLGSFRSMYAVRDKDESGNCGDALFLRSKNNFVSSGGRKIALLGVENIAVIDSGDAVLVCNLDDTESVKELVNIYLEKGDDIAKIHQTVFRPWGSYTTLEEKNFYKIKRVTVNSGSVLSLQKHHHRSEHWVVVSGCAEITLGEEVRTLTHGESTFVPAGFMHRLRNPGMIPLEVIEVQIGEYLEEDDIVRFDDAYGRQ, from the coding sequence ATGAAATCAATTATTCTTGCCGGCGGTGTGGGCACAAGGCTGTGGCCTTTGTCAAGGGAGATGTATCCCAAGCAGTTTTTAAAGATGAACGGGCACTCGCTCTTTCAGGAGACATACTTACGTTCATTAAAGATCTCTTCTCCTGATGAGATAGTCGTTGTAACGGGGGAGCCGTATGAATATCATGTGATAAACCAGATAAAAGAGCTTGGCTACTCCATACCTTTTGAGCATGTCCTTAAAGAACCGGTGGGCAAAAACACCCTTCCGGCGGTAATGTGGGGGATGAAGGTGCTCTATGACGAATGCGGTGACTGCACTGCCGCGGTATTCCCAAGCGATCATATGCTCGATGGCGCTGCCTGTGATGTGATTGCATCCTCTGAAGATCTGGCCGGGGACTCTCTTGTGGTATTCGGGATTAAGCCTGACAGCCCGCAGACAGGCTATGGGTATATCAAAGCCGGAATTCCGGTTAAGAACGGTTATTTTGTGGATGAGTTTAAGGAGAAGCCTGACGGGGAGACTGCACAGAAATATCTGGATGAAGGATATCTCTGGAACAGCGGGATGTTTCTGTTATCGACAAAGGTCTTCTTCGGCGAGGTTTTGAAGTTTCGTAAAGATATTTATGATGAATTCTTCTCCGGAAATCTGAATTATCACAGTATTGACGGTATTTCGATGGATTACGGCATACTTGAAAAGTCAGATAAGGTCTCGGTTGTTCCCTTAACTCTCTCATGGAATGATCTCGGCAGTTTCAGATCCATGTATGCTGTCAGGGATAAGGATGAGTCAGGCAACTGCGGCGATGCTCTTTTCCTAAGGTCAAAGAACAATTTTGTATCTTCAGGAGGCAGAAAGATAGCCCTCCTGGGTGTTGAAAATATTGCTGTCATCGACTCCGGGGATGCGGTTTTGGTCTGCAATCTTGATGATACTGAGTCTGTCAAGGAGCTTGTGAATATCTATCTTGAGAAGGGTGACGATATTGCAAAGATTCACCAGACAGTATTCCGGCCCTGGGGTTCATATACAACTCTTGAGGAGAAGAATTTCTATAAAATAAAGCGGGTTACGGTCAATTCCGGAAGTGTGCTCTCCCTGCAGAAGCACCATCACAGGAGTGAGCACTGGGTTGTTGTGAGCGGGTGTGCGGAGATAACACTTGGCGAAGAGGTGCGGACTCTTACGCATGGTGAGAGTACATTTGTTCCTGCCGGATTTATGCACAGGCTCAGAAATCCCGGCATGATTCCTCTTGAAGTTATTGAGGTTCAGATTGGGGAATATCTCGAAGAGGATGATATTGTAAGGTTTGACGATGCTTACGGCCGGCAGTGA
- a CDS encoding phosphate-starvation-inducible PsiE family protein, giving the protein MEKKIIRIINNIETSVYLCLLVLLTIVIIFSLLELGYMLFASLISGDFMLLNPGGILSFFDFFLLVLIGIELMETIKAYLETKRIQVEIVLILAIIAIARKIIIIDTQITEPLVLMSIGVIIFALTAGYYLIKKGNSLSKESR; this is encoded by the coding sequence ATGGAAAAGAAAATTATCAGAATAATAAACAATATTGAGACATCAGTATATCTCTGTCTCCTTGTTCTCCTCACAATAGTGATAATCTTTTCACTTCTGGAACTGGGATATATGCTCTTTGCAAGCCTGATATCAGGAGACTTCATGCTGTTAAATCCGGGAGGGATTTTAAGCTTCTTTGACTTCTTCCTGCTCGTCTTAATAGGCATTGAGCTTATGGAGACAATAAAGGCATACCTTGAAACCAAGAGAATACAGGTAGAGATCGTCTTAATACTGGCAATAATTGCAATAGCAAGAAAAATAATAATCATAGACACTCAGATTACAGAACCACTCGTGTTGATGTCAATTGGTGTAATTATATTTGCGCTGACAGCCGGATATTATCTCATCAAGAAGGGGAATTCACTGAGTAAAGAGAGCAGATAA
- a CDS encoding phosphate ABC transporter substrate-binding protein codes for MKKDQTFSRGMMLVAVLGIVAAFALVCGCTGSSDTPTASSGTGQSTGIRTISVTGSTTVLPAAQAAAESFMMEDKSADIMVSGGGSSVGVQAVGEGTADIGMASRELKDSEKEKYPGLVQHVIARDGIGVIIYKDNPVESLTIDQLKSIYKGEVTNWNEVGGDDMEIVVVGRDSSSGTRETFSELVMDKEDFVATQMEKNSNGAVQQTIVNTPGAIGYVGLGYIDDTIKPVQIDADGNRIMPSVENVQNGSYPIARSLNMFTNGEATGLSKDYIDFILSSDGQAIIEEEGFVCVN; via the coding sequence ATGAAGAAAGATCAGACCTTCAGCAGAGGTATGATGCTTGTGGCAGTTCTTGGAATTGTCGCAGCATTTGCACTTGTCTGCGGCTGCACTGGAAGCTCAGACACACCGACAGCATCATCCGGTACAGGACAGAGTACTGGCATCAGAACAATCTCAGTAACAGGATCAACAACAGTTCTTCCGGCAGCTCAGGCAGCAGCCGAGTCTTTCATGATGGAAGACAAGAGTGCTGACATCATGGTCAGCGGCGGAGGATCAAGCGTAGGAGTACAGGCAGTCGGTGAAGGAACGGCTGACATAGGCATGGCTTCAAGAGAGCTTAAAGATTCAGAGAAGGAGAAATACCCCGGCCTTGTCCAGCACGTAATCGCACGTGACGGCATTGGTGTCATCATCTACAAGGACAACCCGGTAGAGAGCCTCACAATTGATCAGCTCAAATCAATCTACAAAGGTGAGGTCACAAACTGGAATGAAGTCGGCGGAGACGACATGGAGATTGTCGTAGTCGGACGTGACAGTTCATCAGGAACAAGAGAAACTTTCTCCGAACTAGTAATGGACAAGGAAGACTTCGTTGCAACACAGATGGAGAAGAACTCAAACGGTGCAGTCCAGCAGACTATTGTAAACACACCCGGTGCAATCGGATATGTCGGACTCGGATACATTGACGATACAATCAAACCTGTTCAGATTGATGCAGACGGCAACAGGATAATGCCATCAGTCGAAAACGTCCAGAACGGTTCATACCCAATCGCAAGATCACTTAATATGTTCACCAACGGAGAGGCAACCGGACTTTCCAAAGACTACATCGACTTTATCCTGAGCAGTGACGGCCAGGCAATAATCGAAGAAGAAGGATTCGTCTGCGTAAACTAA
- a CDS encoding GNAT family N-acetyltransferase, whose protein sequence is MDVTVRKAMEDDAAVISGNNIRMAYETEGRVLDADTALKGVLGLFEDESRGFYIVAECKGEIAGQCMITYEWSDWNCGSYWWIQSVYVREDFRRKGIFRKIYEFIAELSVSEGDVCGLRLYVDDDNLNAIEVYGRMGFSRSHYLMFEKGL, encoded by the coding sequence ATGGATGTCACTGTCAGAAAAGCGATGGAGGATGATGCAGCTGTTATTTCCGGGAATAACATCCGGATGGCATACGAGACTGAAGGGCGGGTGCTTGATGCAGATACTGCTCTCAAGGGAGTATTAGGTCTTTTTGAAGATGAGAGCCGGGGATTTTACATTGTTGCGGAGTGCAAAGGTGAGATTGCCGGGCAGTGTATGATAACTTATGAGTGGAGTGACTGGAACTGCGGCAGCTACTGGTGGATTCAGAGTGTTTATGTGAGGGAGGATTTCAGGAGGAAGGGAATTTTCAGAAAGATTTATGAATTTATTGCTGAACTATCCGTTTCAGAGGGGGATGTCTGCGGGCTGAGGCTTTATGTGGATGATGATAACCTGAATGCCATTGAAGTTTACGGCAGGATGGGTTTTTCACGGTCGCATTACCTGATGTTTGAGAAGGGTTTATAG
- a CDS encoding class I SAM-dependent methyltransferase: protein MDFKSRLKGVIPDGVLDEIPGRFDAIGDIAVLSLPVSAKTYSGSVAEALCCSRKSIRTVLNKRSLLSGDFRTFDFDVIYGGGTETVHREYGFSYKVDLKDSFFTGKLSSERMRVASLVEAGESVFVPFAGVGPFAVPAAKRGGNVIAMELNRKACGYMRENMNLNSVCGSMDVICGDVCCCGSLFGSVTGSLSDSGSSFGCLFDRIIAPAPYGMDDVIPVLSGILKKDGHLHFYSFRPENQVGDFIDYAKGCGFIVEGYSACGNVAPGILRWVFDMRKL from the coding sequence ATGGATTTTAAGTCCCGGCTTAAGGGCGTTATTCCGGACGGGGTGCTGGATGAAATTCCGGGCCGGTTTGATGCCATTGGAGATATTGCAGTGCTCTCACTTCCGGTATCTGCAAAAACATATTCCGGTTCTGTAGCTGAGGCTCTCTGTTGTTCCCGAAAGAGTATCAGGACTGTTCTGAATAAGCGGTCCTTACTGTCAGGTGATTTCAGGACTTTTGATTTTGATGTTATTTATGGCGGCGGGACTGAGACGGTTCACCGTGAGTATGGTTTTTCGTATAAGGTTGATCTTAAGGATTCGTTTTTCACCGGAAAGTTGTCCTCTGAGAGGATGAGGGTTGCTTCTCTTGTTGAGGCAGGTGAGTCTGTATTTGTGCCCTTTGCAGGTGTCGGGCCGTTTGCTGTTCCGGCGGCGAAGAGGGGCGGGAATGTTATTGCTATGGAGCTGAACAGGAAGGCCTGCGGTTATATGCGGGAAAACATGAATCTTAATTCAGTTTGTGGGAGTATGGATGTCATATGCGGTGATGTCTGTTGTTGCGGCTCTCTCTTTGGGTCTGTCACCGGCTCTCTTTCTGATTCGGGGTCTTCTTTTGGATGTCTGTTTGACAGGATAATCGCGCCGGCACCTTACGGAATGGATGATGTCATTCCTGTTCTCTCAGGAATTTTAAAGAAGGATGGGCATCTTCACTTTTACTCTTTCAGGCCGGAGAATCAGGTGGGGGATTTTATTGATTATGCAAAGGGCTGTGGGTTTATTGTGGAGGGGTATTCAGCATGTGGTAATGTCGCCCCCGGAATCCTGAGGTGGGTCTTTGATATGAGGAAATTATGA
- a CDS encoding dockerin type I domain-containing protein yields the protein MEKRKDRRIFSRKSSFTGFFIIMLLFISCSTMTVSGAAESGYISEQSGWPKEVFAPYIDTTLWSTSAGGYYDLKKAYLSTGQKYYTLAFIVSDGNANPTWGGYTSLGMDSDHFVDKINYIRSVGGDVAISFGGASGVEIALNNTDVDTLTSKYQQVIDKYNPTWIDFDIEGTAVGDRPSIGRRSISIKRLQDNNPGLRIGFCLPVTPTGLDAYGLNVIDNATENGVEIDIVNLMVMDYYDAAVHGKMGDAAISATEGAYSQLKERNVSATLGMTPMIGQNDAAQEIFTIDNANQVEEWAESKDWVTMLGMWSINRDNNGSEGTAIFQWSQLDQENFEFTDIFKKFTTGFTSAQLVIPDISIPLNSTYVIPVMVSGITNAKEVSCSLKWDSSVITVNKVKANNTVFLGSSVTLNLTEERADLILVNTNSMTDTDLNALFDISVVPRGNSGDSSMISTFNATWTDTNMAEYNLECINGTISFFGVKGDFNGNGVVDIGDVSKVAYMVAGLTSKNMAADFNNDGDVDTGDAARISWYFVGKINNL from the coding sequence ATGGAAAAAAGAAAGGATAGGAGGATATTCTCCAGAAAATCCTCATTTACGGGATTTTTTATCATTATGTTGTTATTCATATCATGCAGCACAATGACAGTATCAGGGGCAGCAGAGTCTGGTTATATTTCAGAACAATCCGGATGGCCAAAGGAAGTATTTGCACCTTATATTGACACAACACTCTGGAGTACCAGTGCCGGCGGTTACTATGACCTGAAGAAGGCATATCTCTCTACCGGGCAGAAATATTATACCCTGGCATTTATTGTGAGTGACGGAAATGCCAATCCGACATGGGGGGGATATACCAGTCTTGGAATGGATTCAGACCACTTTGTAGATAAAATAAATTATATCCGCTCAGTAGGCGGTGATGTTGCAATATCCTTTGGCGGGGCAAGCGGAGTTGAAATTGCGTTAAACAATACCGATGTTGATACCCTGACATCGAAATACCAGCAGGTAATTGACAAATACAATCCAACATGGATTGATTTTGATATTGAAGGGACAGCAGTTGGTGACAGGCCTTCCATAGGAAGAAGGAGTATATCTATTAAAAGATTACAGGATAATAATCCCGGACTTAGAATCGGATTCTGCCTCCCTGTAACTCCGACAGGACTTGATGCCTATGGACTTAATGTAATTGACAATGCTACCGAAAACGGCGTCGAAATTGACATTGTAAATCTAATGGTTATGGATTACTATGATGCAGCTGTCCATGGAAAAATGGGTGATGCTGCAATTTCAGCAACTGAAGGAGCTTATAGCCAGCTAAAAGAACGAAATGTATCTGCAACGCTGGGTATGACACCAATGATAGGGCAGAATGATGCTGCCCAGGAAATATTTACCATAGATAATGCAAATCAGGTTGAAGAATGGGCCGAATCAAAAGACTGGGTCACAATGCTCGGCATGTGGTCAATAAACAGAGATAACAATGGCAGTGAGGGTACTGCAATATTCCAGTGGTCACAACTGGACCAGGAAAACTTTGAGTTCACAGATATATTCAAAAAATTTACGACCGGATTTACATCAGCACAACTAGTGATTCCGGATATCAGCATCCCTTTAAACTCCACATATGTAATTCCTGTTATGGTCTCCGGGATAACTAATGCAAAGGAGGTCTCATGTTCATTAAAATGGGATTCTTCAGTCATAACGGTTAATAAAGTTAAGGCAAACAATACAGTATTTCTTGGATCTTCAGTCACACTTAACCTTACAGAAGAGCGGGCGGATCTGATTCTTGTCAATACAAATTCAATGACAGATACAGATCTGAATGCCTTATTTGACATCTCAGTGGTCCCAAGAGGAAACAGCGGAGATTCATCCATGATATCAACATTTAATGCAACATGGACTGATACGAATATGGCAGAATACAATCTTGAATGCATTAACGGAACTATCAGTTTTTTTGGGGTTAAAGGCGATTTCAATGGCAACGGAGTTGTTGATATTGGCGATGTATCTAAAGTTGCATATATGGTTGCCGGACTGACATCAAAGAACATGGCCGCAGATTTTAACAATGACGGAGATGTCGATACAGGAGATGCTGCCAGAATCTCATGGTATTTTGTGGGAAAAATTAACAATCTTTAA
- a CDS encoding transposase produces the protein MFFQHFGACRFIYNWGLENKIRTYETDGKSISRFALQKMLPDLKSEHDWMKDVNSQSIQSALLNLENAFTRFFREKKGFPKFKSRKNPVQSFSVPQHYIVNFDTHKIKLPKIGWVKTKLHRKYEGVEKTATVSVTSTGKFFISILIDDGQEQPPAQCFDVNTTMGVDVGIKDFAILSNGEKIDNPRYLKQSLLRLKVLQKRLSRKQKGSNNRNKAKNAVAKIHEKIHNQRSDFQHKLSFRLVCENQAIALETLNVEGMLKNHKLAQHIADASWSSFVTQLEYKAQKQGKTILRIGQFEPSTKICSECGYYNRDLTLSDRDWICPDCGIHHDRDINAAINIRKFALDRQNLIGI, from the coding sequence ATGTTCTTTCAGCATTTCGGTGCCTGTAGGTTTATCTACAATTGGGGTCTGGAAAATAAGATCCGAACTTATGAAACAGATGGAAAATCAATTTCGAGATTTGCATTACAAAAAATGCTGCCTGATTTGAAATCAGAGCATGATTGGATGAAAGATGTTAATTCGCAATCAATACAGAGTGCATTGTTAAATCTTGAGAATGCATTTACTCGTTTCTTCCGGGAAAAGAAAGGATTTCCAAAATTCAAATCCCGAAAAAATCCAGTGCAGTCATTTTCAGTTCCACAACATTATATTGTGAATTTTGATACTCATAAAATTAAATTACCTAAAATTGGATGGGTTAAAACAAAATTACACAGGAAATATGAAGGAGTTGAAAAAACTGCAACAGTGTCAGTCACCTCAACGGGCAAATTTTTCATTAGTATTCTGATAGATGATGGACAGGAGCAACCTCCTGCACAATGTTTTGATGTAAATACAACCATGGGTGTTGATGTAGGTATCAAAGATTTTGCAATACTTTCCAATGGGGAAAAGATTGACAATCCCCGATATTTGAAGCAGTCACTTCTCCGACTGAAAGTGTTGCAAAAACGATTGAGTAGAAAACAAAAAGGTTCTAACAACAGAAATAAAGCAAAAAATGCAGTAGCAAAAATTCATGAAAAAATTCACAATCAAAGAAGCGATTTCCAGCACAAACTCTCTTTTAGATTAGTATGCGAGAACCAAGCAATTGCACTGGAAACTTTGAATGTTGAAGGGATGTTAAAAAATCATAAACTGGCACAACATATTGCTGATGCATCATGGAGTTCATTTGTTACTCAATTGGAATATAAAGCACAAAAACAAGGTAAAACTATCTTACGGATTGGACAATTTGAACCATCTACAAAAATCTGTAGTGAATGTGGATATTACAACAGGGATTTGACTTTATCTGATAGAGACTGGATTTGTCCGGATTGTGGGATACATCATGACCGGGATATCAATGCCGCGATAAATATCAGGAAATTTGCTTTAGATAGACAGAATCTAATTGGAATATAA
- a CDS encoding FKBP-type peptidyl-prolyl cis-trans isomerase, translated as MKNKTHFSGLSPFSLAVIAVILSALFIAGLSLAGGYAMDKNAPAKSGDQVSVYYSLSFPGGAVFESNVNDTPLNFTLGSGAMISGFDRAIREMVPGETKTVILTPDEAYGEKNESLVKKIPLNEAIDLVNGMNRENITISFIPGYPCPMIEYKLPEGKFMRYVFTNITEDSVTVDTNRPLVGKDLRFTITLDSVIKRA; from the coding sequence ATGAAAAATAAAACTCATTTCTCAGGGCTGTCTCCCTTTTCACTGGCAGTTATTGCCGTAATTCTGTCAGCTCTGTTTATAGCCGGACTGTCGCTTGCAGGAGGCTATGCAATGGATAAAAATGCCCCTGCAAAATCCGGGGATCAGGTAAGTGTATATTATTCGCTCTCTTTTCCCGGAGGTGCTGTATTTGAATCAAATGTAAATGACACACCCCTTAATTTTACACTCGGAAGCGGAGCTATGATCTCCGGATTTGACAGGGCAATCAGGGAAATGGTTCCGGGCGAGACAAAAACAGTCATTCTAACTCCGGATGAGGCTTACGGCGAGAAAAATGAGAGTCTTGTAAAGAAAATTCCATTAAATGAGGCGATTGATTTAGTAAACGGAATGAACAGGGAAAATATCACAATATCATTCATTCCGGGTTATCCCTGTCCGATGATCGAATATAAACTTCCGGAAGGGAAATTCATGAGATATGTGTTTACCAATATAACGGAAGATTCGGTGACTGTTGACACAAACAGGCCGCTTGTCGGAAAAGATCTCCGGTTTACAATTACTCTTGATTCAGTCATTAAAAGGGCATGA